The DNA window AAATCCTGCAAAGGTGGCAGCTGTAGTAGGTTCTACATAAAATCCTTTCTTTGCTAAGGTTTTTCTTGTTTTAACGATTTTGTCTTCTGGAGCAGTGATAATTTCGCCATTTGTATCTTTGATAGCTTCTAATATTTGCTTTCCACGTTTTGGCGCTGCAATGGCGATTCCTTCAGCTAAAGTGCCTGTATTTGTAATTTCATCTACAATCTTTTTTCCTTCGCGAAAGGCTTTGTAAATTGGTGCGCACCCATTAGCTTGAACAGCTATAATTTTAGGCATTTTTTTAATAAGACCTAAAGTGAGCAATTCTTTTAATCCATAGTATGCTCCTAAAAGGAGGGTACCATTACCTACAGGAATAACAAGAATATCAGGCATTTCACCATTTAGCTGTTCATAAATTTCATAGACATAAGTTTTTGTCCCTTGATAGAAAAATGGATTATAAACATGACTGGCATAAAAACCTTCTCCATTTTCTACTGCATGTAAGGCTGCTTTTGCTGTATCTTCTCTATTTCCTTTTACAATATGAACTTTTGCACTGTGGGATGAAATCTGCTTAATCTTTTTAGAAGAAGTCCCTTCAGGAACATAAATATCACATGCTATTCCTGCTCTGCTTGCATAAGCTGCTATGGATGTACCCGCATTACCACTGCTATCTTGAATAACTTTTTTTATTCCAAGTTCCTTAGCTTTAGCTATTAAAACTACAGCTCCTCTATCTTTGAAGGATAGAGTAGGCATTGAATAATCTA is part of the Crassaminicella profunda genome and encodes:
- a CDS encoding threonine synthase; protein product: MSVKYICSECQKIYDPKTLVFRCECGGLLDLEKFDFLFSKEDILSNEWNLFRYLKTLPFDDHFNLWKNLTMGEGLTPIVPLDQHNPNLLVKVDYSMPTLSFKDRGAVVLIAKAKELGIKKVIQDSSGNAGTSIAAYASRAGIACDIYVPEGTSSKKIKQISSHSAKVHIVKGNREDTAKAALHAVENGEGFYASHVYNPFFYQGTKTYVYEIYEQLNGEMPDILVIPVGNGTLLLGAYYGLKELLTLGLIKKMPKIIAVQANGCAPIYKAFREGKKIVDEITNTGTLAEGIAIAAPKRGKQILEAIKDTNGEIITAPEDKIVKTRKTLAKKGFYVEPTTAATFAGFFDYAKANNLKDKKIILPLCGAGLKAD